In Plantibacter sp. PA-3-X8, one DNA window encodes the following:
- a CDS encoding NAD-dependent epimerase/dehydratase family protein, whose translation MTTKRILFIGGSGIISSASVARAVSLGHDVTVLNRGLSHVRPLPEEVELLRADVRDTDAVTETLGSREFDVVAQFTAFTPPQVQADIDRFAGRIGQYVFVSSASAYQKPPQRLPVVESTPLRNPFSQYARDKISCEDVLVHAYREQGFPATIVRPSHTYDRTLIPTMGRRTDLDRMRAGKPVVVHGDGTTRWTITHTEDFAVGFVGLLGRRDVLGEAFHITGDHAPSWNDITRWIAEAAGVEADIVHVPSDVIAEVHPPLGPTLLGDKAFPMVFDNTRIRSLVPEFRPTIPFWDGAAEMVAFHDANPHWQPAEPELDAAFDRMVAAVGH comes from the coding sequence ATGACGACGAAGCGCATCCTGTTCATCGGCGGCAGCGGCATCATCTCCTCGGCGTCGGTCGCCAGAGCGGTGTCGCTCGGCCATGACGTCACCGTCCTGAACCGCGGCCTGTCCCACGTCCGCCCCCTCCCCGAGGAGGTCGAGCTCCTCCGCGCGGACGTGCGCGACACCGACGCGGTGACCGAGACGCTCGGCTCGCGCGAGTTCGACGTCGTGGCGCAGTTCACCGCGTTCACGCCACCGCAGGTGCAGGCGGACATCGACCGCTTCGCCGGTCGGATCGGCCAGTACGTGTTCGTCAGCTCCGCTTCTGCCTACCAGAAGCCGCCACAGCGCCTGCCCGTCGTGGAGTCGACGCCGCTCCGGAACCCGTTCTCCCAGTACGCGCGCGACAAGATCTCCTGCGAGGACGTCCTCGTCCACGCCTACCGCGAGCAGGGGTTCCCGGCGACGATCGTGCGCCCGTCACACACCTACGACCGGACGCTCATCCCCACGATGGGACGGCGCACCGACCTCGACCGCATGCGCGCGGGCAAGCCGGTGGTCGTCCACGGCGACGGGACGACCCGCTGGACCATCACCCACACCGAGGACTTCGCGGTCGGGTTCGTCGGTCTGCTCGGACGCCGCGACGTGCTGGGCGAGGCGTTCCACATCACGGGCGACCACGCACCGAGCTGGAACGACATCACCCGGTGGATTGCGGAGGCGGCCGGCGTGGAGGCCGACATCGTGCACGTGCCGTCCGACGTCATCGCGGAGGTCCACCCGCCGCTCGGGCCGACGCTCCTCGGCGACAAGGCGTTCCCGATGGTCTTCGACAACACGCGCATCCGCAGTCTCGTGCCGGAGTTCCGGCCCACCATTCCGTTCTGGGACGGCGCGGCGGAGATGGTCGCGTTCCACGACGCGAACCCGCACTGGCAGCCGGCCGAGCCGGAGCTCGACGCCGCCTTCGACCGGATGGTCGCCGCCGTCGGTCACTGA